One stretch of Podospora bellae-mahoneyi strain CBS 112042 chromosome 2, whole genome shotgun sequence DNA includes these proteins:
- the mrpl8 gene encoding 54S ribosomal protein L8, mitochondrial (BUSCO:EOG09264MZ1; COG:J; EggNog:ENOG503P1YY) produces the protein MAGGHVKYRHLSRTSSHRQALLRNLVTELVRQESIHTTWPKAKEAQRLAEKLITYAKKNNETSRRQAQGILFTPDELMPKLFGPIRERYLNRPGGYTRVLRTMPKNKFDQGDSAILELVDGPKDMRFAITAAAVARDRKLGTGHTDITIKNIQKVTQFRPEGRDQFEEMVEKVAGLQLNMNELKDKAVKKE, from the exons ATGGCCGGCGGCCACGTCAAATACCGCCACCTCTcccgcacctcctcccaccgtcaagccctcctccgcaacctcGTCACCGAGCTCGTCCGCCAGGAGTCAATCCACACAACATGGCCCAAAGCCAAAGAAGCCCAGCGCctcgccgagaagctcatcaCCTATGCCAAAAAGAACAACGAAACCAGCAGGAGACAAGCCCAAGGCATCCTCTTT ACCCCCGACGAACTAATGCCCAAACTCTTCGGCCCCATCCGCGAGCGCTACCTCAACCGCCCCGGCGGCTACACCCGCGTCCTCCGCACCATGCCCAAAAACAAGTTCGACCAGGGCGACTCCGCCATCCTCGAGCTAGTCGACGGGCCAAAGGACATGAGATttgccatcaccgccgccgctgtGGCAAGAGACAGGAAATTGGGGACGGGACACACGGACATCACGATTAAGAATATCCAAAAGGTCACGCAGTTTAGGCCTGAGGGGAGGGATCAGTTTGAGGAGATGGTTGAAAAGGTTGCCGGGTTGCAGCTGAACATGAATGagctcaaggacaaggcGGTCAAGAAGGAGTAG
- the UTP25 gene encoding rRNA-binding ribosome biosynthesis protein utp25 (COG:A; EggNog:ENOG503NWH6; BUSCO:EOG09261XZ6) yields the protein MGPRGGAGFRGGPRGGSRGGSRGGSRGGSRGGARGGFASRGRGGTRGRGRGRARAPTEPRSAKFDSARLANDDDSQSEDEGVPEEEEEQSDVMSLVDSDSDEEEDATSAQPYVNLMKRLIETNPQKAKRRKLDHAPAEDNQPEAAPAPESGDEDERDDEQEEQRDVDEVEEAEEDPADIQPEDLFDEDDDLDETDPFETHISNPEENTVPPRVRAAQNGKWKMQRQPFESTRAYWSYPQTEDGQELPLPAPITSVSNLHLKKRLKEVMESKRSTFGAVEKTVAPFLFNYRDMLYCDRTVGSSQDLRNLAALHALNHLYKTRDRVIKNNARLAKADANEDLELRDQGFTRPKVLMLLPTRQSCVKMVDSILSVCQPDQQENRKRFEDGYIEKLSKFSDDKPEDFRDLFSGNDDDMFRLGMKFTRKSVKYFSQFYNSDIIFASPLGLRMAIGSEEERKVDFDFLSSIELVIVDQADALLMQNWEHVEFIFEHLNIQPKDAHGCDFSRVRSWYLDDQAKYFRQTVVFSAFNTPELAELMRAHCHNWAGKVRLQQECPGTIQYLPVKARQTFSRFDAPTVAADPDARFNYFTKAIVPLLTKRNAKDANGTLIFIPSYLDFVRVRNFFANNPIVEAVTFGTISEYADIPEASRARSHFLTGRHKVLLYTERAHHFRRYQIKGVKRVIMYSLPDNPLFYREIAGGYLQKSEQSSMLEYGQGVVRVMFSKYDLMKLERIVGTSRVGKMIKEQGDTFDFV from the exons ATGGGACCAAGAGGAGGTGCAGGATTTAGAGGAGGACCTCGGGGAGGCTCGCGTGGAGGCTCGCGTGGAGGCTCACGGGGAGGATCAAGAGGCGGCGCAAGAGGAGGATTTGCAtcccgaggaagaggtggaacGAGAGGtagagggcgaggaagagcaCGCGCACCGACAGAACCACGCAGCGCCAAGTTCGACAGCGCACGACTTGCGAATGATGA CGATTCCCAAAGTGAAGATGAAGGTGTtccagaggaggaggaggagcagtcTGATGTCATGAGTCTTGTTGATTCGGattcggatgaggaggaggatgccacGTCCGCTCAGCCATATGTAAATCTCATGAAGAGACTCATTGAGACTAACCCGCAAAAGGCAAAGAGGAGAAAACTTGACCATGCTCCAGCAGAGGACAATCAGCCAGAGgcagcgccagcgccagaatctggcgacgaggatgagagagacgatgagcaggaggagcaaagaGATGTTGACGAAGTTgaagaggctgaggaggaccCCGCTGATATCCAACCCGAAGATCTCTttgatgaggacgatgatcTGGACGAGACCGACCCATTCGAAACTCACATTTCAAACCCCGAGGAAAACACAGTACCGCCAAGAGTGCGAGCTGCGCAAAACGGAAAATGGAAGATGCAACGGCAGCCTTTTGAGTCCACCAGGGCCTATTGGAGTTATCCACAGACAGAGGACGGACAGGAGTTGCCATTACCAGCACCAATAACGAGTGTTTCGAATCTGCATCTCAAAAAACGGCTGAAGGAGGTTATGGAGTCCAAAAGATCAACCTTTGGTGCTGTTGAGAAGACCGTGGCACCGTTCCTTTTCAACTATCGGGATATGCTGTACTGCGACAGAACAGTTGGATCATCACAGGATCTTCGGAATCTGGCGGCCTTGCATGCTCTCAATCATCTTTACAAGACCCGCGACCGAGTGATCAAGAACAACGCCAGACTCGCCAAAGCCGATGCCAACGAAGACCTCGAGCTTAGGGATCAAGGCTTCACCCGTCCCAAAGTTCTCATGCTACTCCCAACTAGGCAGTCATGTGTCAAGATGGTCGACAGTATTCTTTCTGTTTGCCAACCAGACCAGCAGGAGAACAGGAAGCGTTTTGAAGACGGATATATCGAAAAGCTTTCCAAGTTCTCTGATGACAAGCCAGAAGATTTCCGGGACCTCTTCTCaggcaacgacgacgacatgttCCGCCTCGGGATGAAGTTCACCCGCAAGTCTGTCAAGTACTTTTCTCAGTTCTACAACTCGGACATCATCTTTGCCAGTCCTCTGGGTCTCCGTATGGCCATCGGTtccgaagaagaaagaaaggtcGACTTTGACTTCCTCTCGTCGATCGAGCTCGTCATTGTCGATCAAGCCGACGCTCTCCTGATGCAGAACTGGGAGCACGTCGAGTTTATCTTCGAGCACCTCAACATCCAGCCCAAGGACGCCCACGGCTGCGACTTTAGCCGTGTCCGCAGCTGGTACCTCGACGACCAGGCCAAGTACTTCCGCCAGACTGTCGTATTCTccgccttcaacacccccgaACTGGCCGAGCTCATGCGTGCCCACTGTCACAACTGGGCCGGCAAAGTCCGTCTCCAACAAGAATGCCCCGGCACAATCCAATATCTCCCTGTCAAGGCTCGCCAAACATTCAGCCGCTTCGACGCCCccaccgtcgccgccgaCCCAGACGCCCGTTTCAACTACTTCACCAAGGCCATCGTGCCTCTTCTCACCAAGCGCAATGCCAAAGACGCCAACGGcaccctcatcttcatccctTCCTATCTCGACTTTGTCCGGGTCAGAAACTTCTtcgccaacaaccccatcgtGGAGGCTGTCACCTTTGGTACCATATCCGAATACGCGGACATTCCCGAGGCTTCCAGGGCGAGGTCTCATTTCCTGACGGGAAGGCACAAGGTGCTGCTGTACACCGAGCGAGCCCACCACTTTAGACGGTATCAGATCAAGGGTGTCAAGAGGGTGATCATGTACTCGTTACCGGACAACCCGCTTTTCTACCGAGAGATTGCGGGTGGCTACCTCCAGAAGAGCGAGCAGAGCTCGATGTTGGAGTACGGACAGGGAGTGGTCAGGGTGATGTTTAGCAAGTATGACTTGatgaagctggagaggatTGTGGGGACTTCGAGGGTAGGAAAGATGATCAAGGAGCAGGGGGACACTTTTGATTTTGTATAG